Proteins from a genomic interval of Rhodococcus rhodochrous:
- the zomB gene encoding flagellar motor control protein ZomB, which translates to MRGVHDTEAGPSSTVRPVRRDRLAGGVFAAGVVVSAFLMFWGAWERRWIADDGLIVLRTVRNLLAGNGPVFNAGERVEANTSTAWTYIVYAGGWLTGLRLEYVVLTIALVLSTGAIVLAMFGAARLYRWRLRATTGTVLLLPAGVLVYIAVPPARDFATSGLESCLVICWLGLLWLLMARWATPTPGGDGSLPGTGQILATAFVAGLGPLVRPELALVAVLALAMLFLAPGLDLRIRVAMVAVAGVIPVGYQIWRMGYYGLPYPNTAVAKDAGGAKWSQGLEYLGNLVSPYLLWLPLLFLAVLAALVLATSRDAVGLTAAVARPDPRDVRATLTWAQKLLRTPTAVVVLFLGSGVLLALYSLRVGGDFMHGRVLLPPLFCLLLPVAVVPLRIPDRAELGNNRPTQVAGALAVLWLGTVVWTAAAANTTGMTEGAVVGRSGIVDERAFYALNTGHLHPILAEDYLDYPRMRAMVEAIANTPNGGLLLPTPSFDAWDVVPPPEPIPPGGAGHTVFFLNLGMTSMNTGLDVRVVDQMGLAYPLAAHTERLEDGRIGHDKILFPDWVVADSGMVDVHPWMPGYLDEDWVAMAKTALTCPETREMIDSSSAELTWALFKRNLRNAFDYASYRIERVPKYEIQRCDLPMPPPRG; encoded by the coding sequence GTGCGCGGCGTCCACGACACCGAGGCCGGACCGTCCAGTACGGTCCGGCCCGTTCGGCGTGACCGCCTCGCCGGCGGTGTGTTCGCCGCCGGTGTGGTCGTCTCCGCGTTCCTGATGTTCTGGGGAGCGTGGGAGCGGCGCTGGATCGCCGACGACGGTCTCATCGTCCTGCGGACCGTGCGCAACCTCCTCGCCGGCAACGGGCCGGTCTTCAACGCGGGGGAGCGTGTGGAGGCCAACACCTCCACCGCGTGGACGTACATCGTCTACGCGGGCGGATGGCTCACCGGCCTCCGCCTCGAATACGTGGTGCTCACGATCGCGCTCGTGTTGTCGACGGGCGCGATCGTCCTCGCCATGTTCGGTGCCGCACGCCTGTACCGGTGGCGCCTGCGCGCCACCACGGGCACCGTGCTGCTCCTTCCCGCCGGTGTCCTCGTCTACATCGCGGTGCCCCCGGCCCGCGACTTCGCCACCTCGGGCCTCGAGTCCTGCCTGGTGATCTGCTGGCTCGGCCTGCTGTGGCTGCTCATGGCCCGGTGGGCGACCCCCACGCCGGGAGGGGACGGATCGCTCCCGGGTACGGGGCAGATCCTCGCCACGGCGTTCGTCGCCGGACTCGGCCCGCTCGTGCGACCCGAACTCGCGCTGGTCGCGGTGCTCGCGCTCGCGATGCTGTTCCTCGCGCCCGGCCTCGACCTGCGCATCCGGGTCGCGATGGTCGCGGTCGCCGGGGTGATCCCGGTCGGCTACCAGATCTGGCGCATGGGCTACTACGGACTTCCCTATCCCAACACCGCGGTCGCCAAGGACGCCGGTGGCGCCAAGTGGTCGCAGGGCCTCGAATATCTCGGCAACCTCGTCTCGCCGTACCTGCTGTGGCTGCCGCTGCTGTTCCTCGCGGTCCTCGCCGCGCTCGTCCTCGCGACCAGCCGTGACGCCGTGGGCCTCACCGCAGCGGTGGCGCGTCCCGATCCGCGCGACGTGCGGGCCACACTGACCTGGGCGCAGAAACTGTTGCGCACGCCGACCGCCGTCGTCGTGCTGTTCCTCGGCTCCGGTGTGCTGCTCGCGCTGTACTCGCTGCGTGTGGGCGGCGACTTCATGCACGGCCGCGTCCTCCTGCCGCCGCTGTTCTGCCTGCTCCTGCCCGTCGCCGTCGTCCCGCTGCGGATCCCGGACCGGGCGGAGCTCGGCAACAACCGGCCGACGCAGGTCGCGGGTGCGCTGGCCGTGCTGTGGCTGGGCACCGTCGTGTGGACGGCCGCCGCGGCCAACACGACCGGCATGACCGAGGGCGCCGTGGTGGGCCGATCCGGCATCGTCGACGAGCGAGCCTTCTACGCCCTCAACACCGGGCATCTGCATCCCATCCTGGCCGAGGACTACCTCGACTACCCGCGCATGCGGGCCATGGTCGAGGCCATCGCGAACACCCCGAACGGTGGGCTGCTGCTGCCGACCCCCTCCTTCGACGCGTGGGACGTCGTGCCGCCACCCGAGCCCATCCCACCGGGCGGTGCCGGGCACACGGTGTTCTTCCTGAACCTGGGCATGACCAGCATGAACACGGGTCTGGACGTGCGGGTCGTCGACCAGATGGGCCTGGCCTACCCGCTCGCCGCGCACACCGAGCGTCTCGAGGACGGCCGGATCGGCCATGACAAGATCCTGTTCCCCGACTGGGTAGTCGCCGATTCGGGCATGGTCGACGTCCATCCGTGGATGCCGGGCTATCTCGACGAGGACTGGGTCGCGATGGCGAAGACCGCGCTGACCTGTCCCGAGACCCGGGAGATGATCGACTCCTCGAGCGCCGAACTCACGTGGGCACTGTTCAAGAGGAACCTGCGCAACGCGTTCGACTACGCCTCGTACCGGATCGAACGGGTGCCGAAGTACGAGATCCAGCGTTGTGACCTGCCTATGCCACCGCCGCGGGGGTGA
- a CDS encoding alpha/beta hydrolase — protein MRFVPRLRQGLRRRLLGTAAAALVLPVAAGLVGTTAAVAAPAQGASVSHRAPAGGFEEVFVESDMGPIKVQIQWAARGGDAALYMLDGLRARDDANAWTFETNALQQFANDNVSLIMPVGGQSSFYTDWYAPSNLNGQDITYKWETFLTEQLPDYLATRGVSRNNNGILGLSMGGSAALTLAAYHRDQFKFASSLSGYLNLSAPGMREAIRVAMLDAGRFNVDSMWGPPWSPAWLRNDPFVFAPKLEGLSLYISAASGLPGEHDNPQGFVGYYNTANGMALEALSLAQTRAFQIKLATLGIPATFDFPARGTHAWKYWEDQLWKARPQILEALNAF, from the coding sequence ATGCGTTTTGTCCCGAGGTTGAGGCAGGGCCTTCGACGGCGACTGCTCGGCACCGCCGCCGCAGCTCTGGTCCTCCCCGTGGCTGCCGGCCTCGTCGGAACCACCGCCGCCGTCGCCGCGCCGGCGCAGGGAGCGTCGGTCTCGCACCGCGCGCCTGCAGGGGGCTTCGAAGAGGTCTTCGTCGAGTCCGACATGGGCCCGATCAAGGTTCAGATCCAGTGGGCCGCGCGCGGTGGCGACGCGGCGCTCTACATGCTCGACGGCCTTCGCGCTCGGGACGACGCGAACGCCTGGACGTTCGAGACGAACGCCCTGCAGCAGTTCGCGAACGACAACGTCAGCCTGATCATGCCGGTCGGCGGACAGTCGAGCTTTTACACCGACTGGTACGCGCCGTCCAACCTGAACGGCCAGGACATCACCTACAAGTGGGAGACGTTCCTGACGGAGCAGCTGCCCGACTACCTCGCCACCCGTGGCGTCTCGCGCAACAACAACGGCATCCTCGGCCTGTCGATGGGTGGCTCCGCCGCCCTGACCCTGGCCGCCTACCACCGCGACCAGTTCAAGTTCGCGTCGTCGCTGTCCGGCTACCTGAACCTGTCGGCTCCCGGCATGCGTGAGGCCATCCGCGTGGCGATGCTCGACGCCGGCCGCTTCAACGTCGACTCGATGTGGGGCCCGCCGTGGAGCCCGGCCTGGCTGCGCAACGACCCGTTCGTCTTCGCTCCGAAGCTCGAGGGTCTGTCGCTGTACATCTCGGCCGCCAGCGGTCTGCCCGGTGAGCACGACAACCCGCAGGGCTTCGTCGGCTACTACAACACCGCCAACGGCATGGCGCTCGAGGCGCTGTCCCTCGCCCAGACCCGCGCGTTCCAGATCAAGCTGGCCACGCTCGGCATCCCGGCCACCTTCGACTTCCCGGCGCGCGGCACGCACGCATGGAAGTACTGGGAGGATCAGCTGTGGAAGGCACGCCCGCAGATCCTCGAGGCGCTGAACGCGTTCTGA
- a CDS encoding alpha/beta hydrolase-fold protein produces the protein MQMRTELEHGERRTGPSRRAARVAGARSRRSRALALIAAALVAPVAAGLTTVSVATADPLIAQSGPTSTAGATVRSVDWLTDRRVALWIDSPSMGTPIQVQLLLARDWNSKPDAKFPSVFMLDGMRARDDENGWTLETDAEAFFADKNVNVVLPVGGQSSFYSDWIDQNNGQNYKWETFLTKELPPLLERDWRTTDKRGVVGLSMGGTAAMFLPARNPGFAQFAASLSGILTTTTLGMPEAIHYAMQDAGGFDSEAMWGAPGSEGWESHDPYLLADKLKGVSLYVSSGSGTTGPYDDPSGIPGVSTNYAGMGLEILSRLTSQAFATKLKKQGIPAQIVYRPSGTHTWKYWEFELHQLWPQLANTLGVGVEKPECNPTGAFGDVANANAWLGDCLTSEYDVAGGKVQDFRFGRVFSSDGTTVPVAGAIGGAYQGVGGPAGQLGYPTTEERVAPDGRGRFNHFRNGAIYWTPEHGAHAVRGKIFEEWKNQGWEGGPLGYPILDEAATPDGRGAVQGFEIGAMYWSEDTGAHGVQGMILDKYSQLGYETGVLGYPTTSEQPAGRDGRFNEFQHGHIYWSPLTGAWPVRGKILEAWLAEKGAEGRLGLPISDEFPAADGKGVQQNFQNGFITLDGDEVKLQP, from the coding sequence ATGCAGATGCGAACTGAGCTCGAGCACGGTGAGCGACGGACGGGGCCGAGCAGGAGAGCGGCTCGCGTTGCGGGTGCGCGGAGCAGAAGATCCCGTGCGCTCGCACTGATCGCCGCAGCCCTCGTCGCGCCCGTCGCCGCAGGTCTGACCACTGTCTCGGTGGCCACAGCCGATCCGCTCATCGCCCAGTCCGGCCCGACGAGCACCGCCGGTGCGACCGTCCGCTCCGTCGACTGGCTCACCGATCGTCGTGTCGCCCTGTGGATCGATTCGCCGTCGATGGGGACGCCGATCCAGGTGCAGCTGCTGCTCGCGCGCGACTGGAACAGCAAGCCCGACGCGAAGTTCCCGTCGGTGTTCATGCTCGACGGCATGCGCGCGCGCGACGACGAGAACGGGTGGACGCTCGAGACCGACGCGGAAGCCTTCTTCGCCGACAAGAACGTCAACGTCGTGCTGCCGGTGGGTGGCCAGTCGAGCTTCTACTCCGACTGGATCGACCAGAACAACGGACAGAACTACAAGTGGGAGACCTTCCTGACGAAGGAACTTCCCCCACTCCTCGAGCGCGACTGGCGTACCACCGACAAGCGTGGCGTCGTCGGGCTGTCGATGGGCGGTACCGCCGCGATGTTCCTGCCCGCCCGCAATCCGGGCTTCGCGCAGTTCGCGGCGTCGCTGTCCGGCATCCTCACCACGACCACCCTCGGCATGCCCGAGGCCATCCACTACGCGATGCAGGACGCCGGCGGTTTCGATTCCGAGGCGATGTGGGGTGCGCCCGGCTCCGAGGGCTGGGAGTCGCACGATCCGTACCTGCTCGCCGACAAGCTCAAGGGTGTGAGCCTGTACGTCTCGAGCGGCAGCGGCACCACCGGCCCGTACGACGATCCGTCGGGCATCCCCGGTGTCAGCACCAACTACGCCGGCATGGGCCTCGAGATCCTCTCGCGCCTCACTTCGCAGGCGTTCGCGACGAAGCTCAAGAAGCAGGGCATCCCCGCGCAGATCGTGTACCGGCCGTCGGGCACCCACACGTGGAAGTACTGGGAGTTCGAACTGCACCAGTTGTGGCCGCAGCTCGCCAACACCCTCGGGGTCGGTGTCGAGAAGCCCGAGTGCAATCCGACCGGTGCCTTCGGTGACGTCGCGAACGCGAACGCCTGGCTCGGTGACTGCCTCACCTCCGAATACGACGTCGCAGGCGGCAAGGTGCAGGACTTCCGCTTCGGCCGTGTCTTCTCGTCCGACGGCACGACGGTGCCGGTCGCGGGTGCGATCGGCGGCGCCTACCAGGGTGTCGGCGGTCCGGCCGGGCAGCTCGGCTATCCGACCACCGAGGAACGCGTAGCTCCCGACGGACGCGGACGGTTCAACCACTTCCGGAACGGCGCGATCTACTGGACGCCCGAGCACGGCGCCCACGCGGTCCGCGGCAAGATCTTCGAGGAATGGAAGAACCAGGGCTGGGAGGGCGGCCCCCTCGGCTACCCGATCCTCGACGAGGCGGCGACCCCCGACGGTCGCGGCGCGGTCCAGGGCTTCGAAATCGGCGCCATGTACTGGAGCGAGGACACCGGTGCCCACGGGGTACAGGGCATGATCCTCGACAAGTACTCCCAGCTCGGCTACGAGACGGGTGTCCTGGGCTACCCGACGACCAGTGAGCAGCCCGCCGGGCGCGACGGTCGCTTCAACGAATTCCAGCACGGCCACATCTACTGGAGCCCGCTCACCGGCGCCTGGCCGGTCCGCGGCAAGATCCTCGAGGCATGGCTCGCCGAGAAGGGTGCCGAAGGACGTCTGGGTCTGCCGATCAGCGACGAGTTCCCGGCCGCCGACGGCAAGGGTGTCCAGCAGAACTTCCAGAACGGCTTCATCACGCTCGACGGCGACGAGGTGAAGCTGCAGCCGTAA
- a CDS encoding DUF732 domain-containing protein gives MPSRTRSRSTRVLGALAAALTATAVLSACGSDDSTATNTPTTSAATETSTSTSTSAAETSPGAAGAETTGETETSEASPAPSSPAAGDDDAGEDTGAGTGAAPAPTPGAQAFLDGLRAEGVEPSDETGAVNIADYICSAQAQGGSPEEIKVFVTALVGSDAAAGGVELSEEQASSTADTYIAVAGETYCN, from the coding sequence ATGCCTTCACGGACCCGCTCGCGCTCGACCCGAGTCCTCGGCGCCCTCGCCGCGGCACTGACCGCCACGGCCGTTCTCTCCGCATGCGGAAGCGACGACTCCACCGCGACGAACACGCCGACCACGTCTGCCGCCACGGAGACCTCGACGTCGACATCGACCTCCGCGGCCGAGACGTCCCCCGGCGCCGCCGGGGCCGAGACCACGGGCGAGACCGAGACGAGCGAGGCGTCCCCGGCTCCGTCCTCGCCCGCTGCCGGAGACGACGATGCCGGAGAGGACACGGGAGCCGGCACGGGCGCGGCACCCGCTCCCACGCCCGGCGCACAGGCCTTCCTCGACGGCCTCCGCGCCGAGGGTGTCGAGCCCAGCGACGAGACCGGCGCGGTGAACATCGCCGACTACATCTGCAGCGCCCAGGCGCAGGGCGGGTCGCCGGAGGAGATCAAGGTGTTCGTGACCGCGCTCGTGGGTAGTGATGCTGCAGCCGGTGGTGTCGAATTGTCGGAGGAGCAGGCCTCCTCGACGGCCGACACGTACATCGCCGTCGCCGGCGAGACGTACTGCAACTAG
- a CDS encoding cutinase family protein, with protein sequence MVRTKQRRGRRIVVVGALLVLAIVLVLWYMLAGRLDIPSPIPTPPGPEEPQSQPASCPDVQVVAVPGTWESAVGDDPYAPAANPYSLMLNVTRPLQERFDAQRADVYTVPYVAQFSNPIAIPPDGQQSYNNSRSEGFAATTDILARRSAECPLTTYVLTGFSQGAVIVGDVAAQIGAGNGPVPADRVLGVALVADGRRDGVSGTDIGAPVAGVGAELSLDGLRLPGITMTGARPGGFGELDDRTIQICAPTDSICDAPPNALNPANWMSAAPRLLEYVNNPIHAMYNTYVVDENGTTATQWIANWAAEKIDAAPEPAEE encoded by the coding sequence ATGGTCAGGACGAAGCAGCGTCGCGGACGCAGGATCGTGGTCGTGGGGGCGCTGCTCGTCCTGGCGATCGTGCTGGTGCTCTGGTACATGCTCGCGGGGCGGCTGGACATCCCGTCACCGATTCCCACCCCGCCGGGGCCGGAGGAGCCGCAGTCGCAGCCGGCCTCGTGCCCCGACGTGCAGGTCGTCGCGGTGCCGGGCACCTGGGAGTCCGCGGTGGGCGACGATCCGTACGCCCCGGCCGCGAACCCGTACTCGCTCATGCTCAACGTGACGAGGCCGTTGCAGGAGCGTTTCGACGCCCAGCGCGCCGACGTCTACACGGTGCCGTACGTCGCGCAGTTCTCGAACCCCATCGCGATCCCGCCGGACGGCCAGCAGTCCTACAACAACAGCCGCAGCGAGGGATTCGCGGCCACCACCGACATCCTCGCGCGACGCTCGGCCGAGTGCCCGCTGACCACCTACGTGCTCACCGGCTTCTCGCAGGGCGCTGTGATCGTGGGCGACGTCGCCGCGCAGATCGGTGCCGGCAACGGCCCGGTCCCCGCCGACCGGGTGCTCGGTGTCGCGCTCGTCGCCGACGGTCGCCGCGACGGGGTCTCGGGCACCGACATCGGTGCGCCCGTCGCCGGAGTGGGCGCCGAACTGTCGCTCGACGGCCTGCGGTTGCCGGGGATCACGATGACCGGCGCGCGTCCCGGTGGCTTCGGGGAGCTCGACGACCGCACGATCCAGATCTGCGCACCCACCGACAGCATCTGCGACGCGCCGCCGAACGCGCTGAATCCCGCCAACTGGATGTCGGCCGCTCCGCGTCTGCTCGAGTACGTCAACAACCCGATCCACGCGATGTACAACACTTACGTCGTGGACGAGAACGGCACGACCGCGACGCAGTGGATCGCGAACTGGGCGGCGGAGAAGATCGACGCCGCACCGGAACCCGCAGAAGAATGA